The following are encoded in a window of Roseimaritima ulvae genomic DNA:
- a CDS encoding UDP-glucose dehydrogenase family protein, which produces MKIAMIGTGYVGLVTGTCFADSGNDVVCVDIDEEKIAALKAGEIPIYEPGLSELVVRNSESGRLTFTTDLADGVSRSQIIYLAVGTPPAADGSADLTALRAVVDQMAPHLTDDAVVVTKSTVPVGTNQFIFERLQELLGREVDVASNPEFLKEGAAIDDFMKPDRVVVGVRRAEVAEILNELYRPFLRTDRPFLAMSPQSAELTKYVANALLSTKISFINEMANLCEQMGGDINDVRRGIGHDQRIGFAFLFPGVGYGGSCFPKDVRALASMARDLGLDPRIMDAVDSVNQHQKTVLVDKIKNYFEGDVTGKRIAVWGLAFKPRTDDIREAPALTLLDYLLENGAQPQVHDPEASENIRARYGNKLVYCESAMDALNGADALAINTEWKAYHNPDFDDMKNRMNGRVIFDGRNLYEPEQMLKKGFSYYSIGRPPALLEANLPSRA; this is translated from the coding sequence ATGAAGATTGCGATGATTGGTACGGGCTATGTGGGCCTGGTGACGGGCACGTGCTTTGCCGACAGCGGCAATGATGTTGTCTGCGTGGATATCGACGAGGAAAAAATTGCGGCTTTGAAGGCCGGTGAGATCCCGATCTATGAGCCCGGCCTGAGTGAGTTGGTGGTCCGCAACAGCGAATCCGGCCGCTTGACCTTTACGACCGATCTGGCCGACGGCGTTTCCAGATCCCAGATCATCTACCTAGCCGTGGGCACGCCGCCGGCCGCTGACGGTTCGGCAGACCTGACGGCATTGCGGGCCGTGGTGGACCAAATGGCTCCGCACCTGACGGACGATGCGGTTGTGGTCACCAAAAGCACGGTGCCGGTGGGCACGAATCAATTTATCTTCGAACGCTTGCAGGAGTTGCTGGGCCGCGAAGTGGATGTCGCCAGCAATCCGGAATTCCTGAAAGAAGGCGCCGCGATCGACGACTTCATGAAACCCGATCGCGTGGTCGTGGGTGTGCGTCGAGCGGAAGTGGCCGAAATCCTTAACGAGTTGTATCGACCTTTCCTCCGTACCGACCGGCCATTTTTGGCGATGAGCCCGCAATCGGCTGAGTTGACCAAGTATGTCGCCAATGCCCTGTTGAGCACTAAGATTTCGTTCATCAACGAGATGGCCAACCTGTGTGAGCAGATGGGAGGCGATATCAACGATGTGCGACGAGGCATCGGCCACGACCAGCGGATCGGCTTCGCGTTCCTATTTCCCGGCGTCGGATATGGGGGCAGCTGTTTTCCCAAAGATGTCCGTGCGCTGGCCAGCATGGCTCGCGATTTGGGGCTCGACCCGCGGATCATGGACGCGGTCGATTCGGTCAATCAACATCAAAAGACCGTGTTGGTCGACAAGATCAAAAACTATTTTGAAGGGGACGTGACGGGAAAACGGATTGCCGTCTGGGGTCTGGCGTTTAAACCGCGGACCGATGATATCCGCGAAGCCCCCGCGTTGACGCTGTTGGATTACCTGCTCGAAAACGGCGCCCAGCCACAGGTGCATGACCCCGAAGCGAGCGAGAACATTCGCGCCCGCTACGGCAACAAATTGGTCTATTGTGAAAGCGCCATGGATGCCTTAAATGGGGCCGATGCGTTGGCCATCAACACCGAATGGAAGGCCTATCACAATCCCGACTTTGACGACATGAAGAACCGCATGAACGGGCGAGTCATCTTTGACGGGCGGAATTTGTACGAACCCGAACAAATGCTTAAAAAGGGCTTTTCCTACTACAGCATCGGGCGCCCCCCGGCACTGCTGGAGGCGAATTTGCCGTCGCGTGCCTAG
- a CDS encoding family 10 glycosylhydrolase, producing the protein MFGQGRPLFGFPLPRRWASAGWIAALWLLAFASIATPIPAAALQPAVPAAMRIRVSWSLNQPTNLQATLRTQQATLRAPQNLCLSTGSTGGFRLRRDGHQLQFLPRGQAAFGGFDIVVEGDLQDSLELSLAASVDPTPGTSSAPQTAGQPVTRTVRLAELRSETVAFEIPGLGTVQVQRSPGDSIHADFQRDALVFWTSEQVPLQLRILPTAAVHAGETLETRMTVRAARGGRVVHKQHWSTPVDEQGQIAPLDAGPLTIPAQEGAYDIELVCVRPRGSALGLLKTDLRALRGETTVAARTVQVAAIAKQRPATAGEAFRPIGKIQPLRRTWSMPRLLPSVTAGLVASEEPVASGALGEELHAGEPIAVLGPAAWYASPLPVAELGRPHLLVIRYPKNQLMQLGVSVVQPDAGGNIPPLGTDTGVAASVVAGPLSGEPWAEHRVVFWPHHRRPYVVLTNHDSDEPVRFESIRVEAGPLDLASASLSSDAATLTTTAGGSTPATVTAAGTDTDTDIKTFSDASGAAMRSRLAALYLDKPLLAECFGDGGVLDQENGMVLEDWQTFLTAGQRLVDYLKWAGYNGAIVTVSSDGGTLYPSDLIQATPRFDNGVFSSRGHDPIRKDVLELLMRLCDREGLQLVPSVEWTTPIPQLERLLDDPQHDAGIQPVDFHQRPYRHDPTAQVGEVPYYNPLHPQVQAVLAAAVAELTQRYQGHRCFTGLGVHLGKATPMQLPPAQWTQDPLLVQRFLRQQSMAGGAATVPSEATALAQWLAAEGAESFAGWRAAQLTDFYRRLTAAVAGRRLLVLSADGSGSLSTSYSFGLDWQQLGAIDNLVPLRLIRESVFRDVVQQASDARYNESSKWDQQLATAKAAGALVFRPSLETRNPSLREHAPVAAGANRKNWYVHAVPDGQRYRHQLIRTLENVDAQVLAVGGWTAPLGQEQATREVLRTFALLPPQVMQPVPASGDESASIRVRQLVSATETFVSAVNPSPWPLTLDVQFGKPVSGQMISGQMVSGTDAGGRQAWNAPNGLWQVTLAPGQLAAIVLQGSAPVQRWREGPADGPQFTRQLADRVQELAARVAMLANSRIYPELRNGSFDESSERSIPGWMHAQHPPGCVQLASKGFDDDHCVTMNNDGTSSSKTWIVSAPFHPPATGRLAVSLQARCETSGSDPVQPALRVGIEGRVHGAPLRRSVTLTPQADGQWQAAPLWLEVEELGSEEIEELRLTIDLLTPGRVWIDNVQLHDFFLTQAERSRLQTQTFLAVQRIRHDDLTGAAKLFQSHWGRYLMSLRVPQPPPRGVPGAAAEPLSVPPEEPSPGIAERVRGWLPSPMRF; encoded by the coding sequence ATGTTCGGACAAGGACGTCCGCTGTTCGGTTTTCCCTTGCCCAGACGCTGGGCGAGTGCTGGATGGATCGCTGCGCTGTGGCTTCTCGCGTTCGCTAGCATCGCAACACCGATCCCCGCCGCCGCGTTGCAGCCGGCCGTTCCCGCCGCCATGCGGATTCGCGTCAGTTGGTCGCTAAACCAGCCCACCAACCTGCAAGCCACGCTGCGAACGCAACAAGCGACCTTGCGGGCGCCGCAAAATCTTTGCCTTTCGACCGGTTCCACGGGCGGCTTTCGGCTCCGTCGCGACGGCCACCAGTTACAGTTTTTGCCTCGTGGCCAAGCCGCATTCGGCGGGTTTGACATCGTTGTCGAAGGCGACTTGCAGGATTCCCTGGAATTGTCCCTGGCCGCCTCGGTGGATCCCACGCCGGGCACCTCCAGCGCCCCGCAGACAGCTGGACAACCGGTCACGCGGACGGTGCGGTTGGCCGAACTGCGCAGCGAAACCGTGGCTTTTGAGATCCCCGGACTGGGCACCGTTCAAGTACAACGCTCGCCAGGCGATTCCATCCACGCCGATTTCCAACGTGATGCGTTGGTGTTCTGGACCTCTGAACAGGTTCCGCTGCAGTTGCGAATTCTGCCCACCGCAGCGGTGCATGCCGGGGAGACGCTGGAGACGCGGATGACCGTGCGGGCAGCACGGGGAGGCCGCGTCGTTCACAAGCAACACTGGTCCACCCCGGTCGACGAGCAGGGGCAGATCGCGCCGCTGGACGCCGGTCCGCTGACGATCCCCGCGCAGGAAGGTGCCTACGATATCGAACTGGTTTGCGTGCGACCGCGGGGCTCAGCGCTGGGGTTGTTAAAAACGGACCTCCGCGCGCTGCGGGGCGAAACCACCGTGGCTGCCCGGACCGTGCAGGTGGCGGCTATCGCCAAACAACGTCCGGCGACGGCCGGCGAAGCGTTTCGCCCGATCGGAAAAATTCAACCGCTGCGTCGCACTTGGTCCATGCCACGGCTGCTGCCCAGCGTGACGGCCGGCTTGGTCGCCAGTGAAGAACCGGTTGCCAGTGGTGCCCTGGGCGAAGAACTGCACGCCGGCGAGCCGATCGCCGTGTTGGGGCCCGCCGCCTGGTACGCTTCTCCGTTGCCGGTCGCCGAACTGGGACGCCCTCATCTATTGGTGATCCGCTACCCGAAAAACCAACTTATGCAATTGGGCGTCAGCGTCGTTCAACCCGATGCCGGGGGCAACATTCCTCCGTTGGGCACCGATACCGGCGTGGCCGCTTCGGTGGTCGCTGGGCCCCTGAGCGGAGAACCGTGGGCCGAGCATCGCGTCGTGTTTTGGCCGCACCACCGCCGTCCGTACGTGGTCCTGACCAACCATGATTCCGACGAACCGGTACGTTTCGAATCGATCCGTGTGGAAGCCGGACCGCTCGACTTGGCATCCGCCTCGCTCAGCTCCGACGCCGCGACGCTTACCACTACTGCCGGCGGTTCCACCCCTGCCACGGTCACCGCCGCTGGTACCGATACCGATACCGACATTAAAACATTCTCAGACGCTTCGGGCGCGGCGATGCGTTCGCGTCTGGCGGCGCTGTATTTGGATAAACCGCTACTGGCCGAATGCTTTGGGGACGGGGGCGTCCTCGACCAGGAAAACGGCATGGTGCTGGAAGACTGGCAGACCTTCCTCACCGCCGGTCAGCGATTGGTCGACTACCTGAAATGGGCCGGCTACAACGGCGCCATCGTTACCGTGTCGAGTGATGGTGGCACGCTGTACCCCAGCGATTTGATCCAAGCGACGCCGCGGTTTGACAATGGCGTGTTCTCTTCTCGCGGACACGACCCGATCCGCAAAGATGTGTTGGAACTGTTGATGCGGTTGTGCGATCGTGAAGGCCTGCAGTTGGTCCCGTCGGTGGAGTGGACAACGCCGATCCCGCAATTGGAACGCCTGCTCGACGATCCGCAACACGATGCCGGGATTCAGCCCGTCGACTTTCATCAACGACCCTATCGCCACGATCCCACGGCACAAGTGGGAGAGGTGCCTTACTACAATCCGCTGCACCCCCAAGTACAAGCCGTCCTGGCTGCCGCGGTCGCTGAATTGACCCAGCGGTATCAGGGCCATCGCTGCTTTACCGGATTGGGGGTGCACCTTGGCAAGGCCACGCCCATGCAGCTGCCCCCAGCGCAGTGGACCCAAGATCCGCTCCTCGTGCAGCGTTTTTTGCGACAACAAAGCATGGCTGGCGGCGCGGCTACGGTTCCCAGCGAAGCGACGGCTTTGGCCCAGTGGCTCGCTGCCGAGGGCGCGGAGTCGTTCGCCGGGTGGCGCGCCGCGCAGCTGACAGACTTTTACCGCCGGCTGACCGCCGCGGTGGCTGGCCGGCGACTGTTGGTTCTGTCTGCTGATGGTTCCGGCTCGCTGTCGACGTCGTACTCGTTTGGCTTGGACTGGCAGCAACTCGGAGCGATCGACAATCTGGTTCCGCTGCGTTTGATCCGCGAGTCGGTCTTTCGCGATGTGGTCCAGCAGGCCAGCGATGCCCGTTACAACGAGTCCTCGAAGTGGGATCAGCAGCTGGCCACGGCCAAGGCGGCTGGGGCGTTGGTGTTTCGTCCGTCGTTGGAGACACGCAACCCAAGTCTCCGCGAGCACGCCCCGGTGGCTGCCGGCGCGAATCGCAAAAACTGGTACGTGCACGCGGTGCCCGATGGCCAACGTTATCGTCACCAATTGATTCGCACCTTGGAAAACGTCGATGCCCAGGTCTTAGCCGTGGGCGGTTGGACCGCGCCGCTGGGACAAGAGCAAGCCACGCGAGAGGTGCTGCGTACCTTTGCTCTACTGCCGCCTCAAGTCATGCAGCCGGTACCCGCGAGCGGTGACGAATCGGCCAGCATCCGAGTGCGACAATTGGTCTCCGCAACCGAAACATTCGTGTCCGCCGTAAATCCCTCGCCCTGGCCGCTCACGCTGGACGTCCAATTCGGCAAACCAGTCAGCGGCCAAATGATCAGCGGCCAGATGGTCAGCGGAACGGATGCCGGTGGGCGGCAAGCATGGAACGCGCCCAACGGACTCTGGCAGGTCACGTTGGCCCCCGGACAACTCGCGGCGATCGTGCTCCAGGGCTCGGCTCCGGTGCAACGCTGGCGGGAAGGCCCCGCCGATGGGCCCCAATTCACGCGACAGCTGGCCGACCGCGTCCAGGAACTGGCGGCCCGCGTCGCCATGCTGGCCAACTCGCGGATCTATCCCGAACTTCGCAACGGCAGCTTTGACGAGTCATCCGAGCGATCGATTCCCGGTTGGATGCATGCGCAGCATCCGCCCGGTTGTGTCCAACTGGCCTCCAAAGGTTTTGACGACGACCACTGTGTGACGATGAACAACGATGGGACCAGCAGTTCCAAAACCTGGATTGTCAGCGCGCCCTTTCATCCCCCGGCTACCGGACGGCTAGCCGTATCGCTGCAGGCACGCTGTGAAACCAGCGGCTCCGATCCGGTACAACCTGCTCTACGGGTAGGCATCGAGGGTCGCGTGCACGGCGCCCCGCTGCGACGCAGCGTGACGCTAACTCCCCAGGCAGACGGGCAATGGCAAGCCGCACCGTTGTGGCTGGAAGTGGAAGAATTGGGGAGCGAAGAAATCGAAGAATTGCGGCTGACCATCGATCTGTTGACGCCCGGACGCGTGTGGATCGATAACGTCCAGCTGCACGATTTTTTCTTAACCCAAGCCGAACGGTCGCGGTTGCAGACCCAAACCTTTTTGGCGGTTCAACGAATTCGGCACGACGATTTGACGGGTGCGGCGAAGTTATTTCAATCTCATTGGGGACGGTACCTGATGAGCCTGCGAGTGCCTCAGCCACCACCGCGGGGGGTTCCCGGTGCCGCCGCAGAACCTCTGTCGGTCCCCCCAGAGGAGCCGTCGCCTGGTATTGCCGAGCGAGTCAGGGGATGGCTACCTTCGCCGATGCGGTTTTAG
- a CDS encoding DNA polymerase ligase N-terminal domain-containing protein, translated as MATADQADRWRRYVILHHLLPPHQCLPAPTSPREPPSPAGGEGACDANSEPAGTSPRPLVPDRSQNPERSRNPARGSHYDLMFETTDGLLTWAVEHMPAVGQPPQPALRLPLHRAVYLDYEGPVSGDRGRVIRVQAGTYRPASLGQCAAAGLSQHDLVQYDTTQQAAVANDSATDKHLAFVCRGCDADGRTVAQLVLLDRVEECDWELRSIIAPPR; from the coding sequence TTGGCAACAGCTGATCAAGCGGATCGGTGGCGGCGATACGTGATCCTGCATCACCTCTTGCCGCCCCACCAATGCCTGCCTGCTCCGACTTCGCCCCGCGAGCCGCCGTCACCTGCGGGTGGTGAGGGCGCTTGCGATGCGAATTCGGAACCGGCGGGAACGTCGCCGCGGCCGCTGGTTCCAGACCGATCGCAAAATCCAGAACGGTCGCGTAATCCGGCCCGTGGTTCCCATTACGATTTGATGTTCGAAACCACCGACGGCCTGCTGACCTGGGCTGTGGAACACATGCCAGCGGTCGGTCAACCGCCTCAGCCGGCCCTGCGTTTGCCGCTGCATCGCGCGGTCTATCTGGATTATGAAGGTCCCGTGTCGGGCGACCGCGGACGAGTCATTCGGGTGCAAGCGGGCACCTACCGCCCAGCCTCTCTCGGCCAATGCGCGGCCGCTGGCCTGTCCCAGCACGATCTTGTCCAATACGACACCACCCAACAGGCAGCTGTCGCAAATGATTCGGCTACGGACAAGCACTTGGCGTTTGTCTGCCGGGGTTGCGATGCGGACGGGCGAACCGTCGCTCAGTTGGTACTATTGGACCGCGTCGAAGAATGCGATTGGGAATTGCGATCGATCATCGCGCCGCCCAGGTAG
- the recA gene encoding recombinase RecA, with protein MAKKKATTSSARTKSKVDGADPGLKAILEREPGLKTTLQQIDKAFGDGAIMPLGASTNLTIEGIPTGSLSLDMALGGQGIPRGRIIEVFGPESSGKTTLALHVCAEAQKQSGIAAIIDAEHAFDPSWAKKLGVELDTLLVSQPGSGEEAMQICEMLVKSNAVDVIVIDSVAALVPRKELEGEIGDSHVGLQARLMSQAMRKLTGAIAKSKCAVIFINQIREKVGVMFGSPETTPGGRALKFYCSCRIDVRRIGALKDGDEQVGQRVKAKIVKNKVAPPFRVAEFDMMHSNGISYEGDVLDLGTTHKIVNRSGAWFKLGDTYLGQGKEKARNFLIENPEICEGIRQKVMEVGGFAAPMDEPNTEDSDADVADEEAVGNS; from the coding sequence ATGGCTAAGAAAAAAGCGACCACGAGCAGTGCACGGACGAAATCCAAAGTGGACGGCGCCGATCCGGGCTTGAAAGCGATTTTGGAGCGCGAGCCGGGGCTGAAAACGACGCTTCAGCAGATCGACAAGGCATTTGGCGATGGTGCCATCATGCCACTGGGGGCGTCGACCAATCTGACCATCGAAGGCATCCCCACCGGCTCGCTCAGCCTGGACATGGCCCTGGGTGGCCAGGGGATTCCCCGCGGCCGCATCATCGAAGTGTTTGGCCCGGAATCGAGCGGTAAAACGACGCTGGCGCTGCACGTCTGTGCGGAAGCTCAAAAGCAGAGCGGGATCGCGGCGATTATCGATGCCGAACACGCCTTCGACCCCAGCTGGGCGAAAAAGCTGGGCGTCGAACTGGACACCCTGCTGGTCAGCCAACCCGGCAGCGGGGAAGAAGCCATGCAGATCTGCGAGATGCTAGTTAAAAGCAACGCGGTCGATGTGATCGTGATCGACTCGGTCGCCGCCCTGGTTCCCAGGAAGGAACTGGAAGGCGAGATCGGAGATAGCCACGTCGGCCTGCAGGCTCGCTTGATGAGCCAGGCGATGCGGAAACTGACCGGTGCGATTGCCAAAAGCAAGTGTGCGGTGATCTTCATCAACCAAATCCGCGAAAAGGTCGGGGTGATGTTCGGCAGCCCGGAAACGACCCCCGGCGGACGCGCTTTGAAGTTCTATTGCTCCTGCCGTATCGACGTCCGCCGGATTGGCGCCTTGAAGGACGGCGACGAACAGGTCGGCCAACGCGTCAAAGCGAAAATCGTCAAGAACAAGGTCGCGCCTCCGTTCCGCGTGGCCGAATTCGACATGATGCACAGCAATGGCATCAGTTACGAAGGCGACGTGCTGGACTTGGGTACCACCCACAAGATCGTCAATCGCAGCGGTGCCTGGTTCAAACTGGGCGATACCTACCTTGGACAGGGCAAAGAGAAAGCTCGCAACTTCCTGATCGAGAATCCCGAAATCTGTGAAGGGATTCGCCAGAAAGTGATGGAAGTGGGCGGCTTTGCGGCTCCCATGGACGAACCCAACACCGAAGACAGCGACGCCGACGTGGCCGATGAGGAAGCCGTTGGCAACAGCTGA
- a CDS encoding 2Fe-2S iron-sulfur cluster-binding protein, whose amino-acid sequence MAKLTVEGVGEFQVPDGKRLVNALVDEAGTDQLHACGGHSRCTTCRVQFVEGEPEQITAAEKETLQAREVSGEGVRLSCQIKCDHDMTVRLISRLEGSGRKDQGGQPADQIEPPPEWVSK is encoded by the coding sequence GTGGCCAAATTGACGGTTGAAGGCGTAGGAGAGTTTCAGGTACCCGATGGTAAGCGGCTGGTCAATGCATTGGTCGACGAAGCCGGCACGGATCAACTGCACGCCTGCGGTGGGCATTCGCGCTGCACCACTTGTCGGGTGCAGTTTGTTGAAGGCGAACCCGAGCAGATCACGGCGGCGGAAAAAGAAACCCTGCAAGCCCGCGAAGTCAGCGGCGAAGGCGTGCGGTTGAGCTGCCAGATCAAATGCGACCATGACATGACCGTGCGGTTGATCAGCCGCCTGGAAGGCAGCGGCCGCAAAGACCAGGGCGGTCAACCGGCCGACCAAATCGAGCCGCCGCCCGAATGGGTCAGCAAGTAA